DNA from Macadamia integrifolia cultivar HAES 741 chromosome 12, SCU_Mint_v3, whole genome shotgun sequence:
AGAAGATCAATATCAACCCATGGTGAAAGTTTCAGCAAGACTCTTCCCAATTTTTGGATGAGAACCGAAAATCCAAGGGAACACAAATATTTCCATGGATTTAGTAAAAAAGGCCAGATGAGTTGTTATTGCTTTTTACGTGTTGGTTTCAATAGATCATAACTTGACTAATCAAAAACTGATTAAGATTTAAGAGTGCTATATGCAATTTAAAAGATCCACAGGGAACTAGAAGTAAAAAAAGTCATTTAAGAAAGAACGAAAAGAATTGCTATAGAACACTCGCTCGAATATCTAGGAATAAGGACTGCAGttggaaagaaaatgacagcagcaAAAAAACTCCTTGAAAAGCAACACTATTGTTAATAGGATTCTGAAAAACTGAACACCAAAAGATCTTCGTCAAAAAAACACGATGACCAGAACTAACCAGAAATAAAGATGGTAAGGAAGGTTGGTGTCCATAAGCCTATACTATTGCATGCTCCTGTTTTAAAGGGAGTATTGACGCAGAAATGGGACTTTACCGAAGCTGCAGCATTTCTAACAAACAACATATCAGGTTACATtttagccaaccccattaagttgggataaggatttggttgttgttgttgttgtttgtggATACAAGGGGTCTTAAACATAACGTATGTAGCTTAATTCTAGAACAAACAACTACTGTTCAAATGACAATCTTAAAAAATCACACCCTCCACCATCTAACATAGCACATGAAAACACTAATCAAGGAAGACTGGTGAAACCTTCATTTCAATCAAACTATGTTCAACCAACAGGTCTTGTCTGAGTAGAAACTTTGGGTGTTGGGGATTCCCTAAAAAAATCCAGTCAACACCAGATGAGATTGGTCTACTGTCATCAGCTCATCTACACAACCTCCATGACAACCCACCCCCCAAAACCACAATAGGGAGtagaaagagagaggggaaggaggaaagggaaaaccaaGGAATGGTTCCCCCATTCACCTGTGTCAAAAGCTTTTTGAAAAATCCAAACGCCCTCAGTGGGTGAGATTGCGGTGAGACCCATTGTTCAGGCCTTAAGTTGGCAATTTGGTCAGAGACCCCTCCTACATTACATGTAGTGAGGATTACTCCTTGCCTTGTAGGCAAGGGTTACCGGCTGAAAAAAGCTTTCCCATTGCCATTGGGTCATTTGCTTCTGGAAAAGAGGCCTTTGGAGATATAATTACATAACCAAGGAGGTACTCGCATAACAACATATACATTTTTTTGCTCAGCCCATCAGGTTTTGTACAACTCTCTACATCTCTCTACTCATGTAATAAGTTTCCTgttattgataaaaaataatgtcCTACACATTCAACCCTTGCACTTAGTGATAAGCGAtaattcaacaacaacaaagccttatcccaacataTTATTGTCCCAAACTATAGCTAATTGATAATTCCTTTAATTCAAATACTGTCCAGAAATCCAGTAAAAGGGCATAGGATATCCTTCTACTCATCATATTAATCTCAAAAATCTCCATTTCCATGAAAATCTTATGTATCCTTCATATCCCATTAGCCACTTTCTTAAGACACCATTTATGAATTTATTAAACTATGGTCCACAAATTCAGATGGCAATTCATCAAACCTGAGAAAACTAAGAATTCCATAAACCACCATGGAAAGAAAGTTATAACACACTAGACAAATGCTCTGGAAAATCCTGTGCTTCCTCTGATTAACACAGCGATAACTAACAGAATCCCAAGCATTTGTCAACACAGAATCAAGAATTTCATCAAAAACTTGAATAACTTGGCAAAAGGTACCAACCCAGTAACTCAATGAACAAAGCTACCACTTGTGCAGGGTCTGAGAGGGGAAAATGTGCGCAGCCTTACCCCCCACTccgcaggagaggctgtttccaaggtCAAAAGGTACAACCAGaccaaaaaaatatggccctggGATATAAAATCTAGTGCTCAACTTGGTGCCTCGGCCCTTAGGCACCATGGTGGCAAGTTATTCTCTTGCTCACCTAGGCACCATGATAACTAAAAAAAGGGCATagccagtgcatgaggctcccaacACTGCGGAGTCTAGGAAGGGTCACAATGTACACAGCCATAACCCCCGCTTCGCGGAGAGGCACCATGATAACTAAACTGTAATATATGCTCATGACGTAAAAAGCAGCGTGAAATGAACTTTAGTCTAATGGAGAAACAAATGATATATCATATCATGCAGCATGAAAATAATCCATGTGAATATGCAGAAAGAAAACTCACCCTGTTTCTCTTCTCCAATCCACCTATTATCCTATCTATAGCTGCCTCAAAATGTTGCATCGTGATCAGTGTTCCCTCACTTCTTGCAGCAATTAAAGCAGCTTCATTACAAACATTTGCGATGTCAGCCCCAGCAAATCCAGGAGTGAGGGCTGCAAGTCTCTGAGAGAAGTATGACGGTTCATTATCAAGTTTAAGCTTTTTCAGATAGACCTGAAAAATCTGATCACGGCCTTTGATATCAGGTTTATCAATGGATATTTGGCGATCAAACCGACCAGGCCTCAAGAGTGCTTTGTCTAGAATGTCAGGTCTGTTAGTCCCAGCAAGAACAACTACTCCAGCAGTGGTTCCAAATCCATCCATTTCGACAAGCAATTGATTAAGTGTACTTTCACGCTCATCATTGGCACCAGTCAAGCCTCCTCTGCCCCTTGCTCGACCAATTGCATCGATTTCATCAATAAAGATTATACTGGGAGCACATTGTCTGGCTTCTGTAAACAAGTTCCGAACCCTCGATGGCCCAACTCCAACAAACATCTCCATAAAATCTGAACCTGATATAGACAGGAATGGAACACCAGATTCACCTGCAGTTGCCTTTGCAAGAAGTGTCTTACCTGTGCCAGGAGGACCCACAAGAAGGGCACCTTTTGGAATTTTTGCTCCTAGGTCCTCATATTTCTTAGGGTTTTTGAGAAAGTGCACAAACTCCATAATTTCTTGCTTTGCTTCATCACAACCAGCAACATCCTTGAAATATACCTATAGAACCACAAAATACTAATTAATTATGGTAACATAGAAAAGATACTCTTGAGTAATTTATGCTTACATAGATGAAGgctaaaggaaataaatcctttTTAAGTAATCCTTCTTCCAGCAGTAAGGAGAAGAGGAACTGTCTCAAGAAATGAAGACAAGACACTCTGGCTAATGGAAACCAGTACTGACTTTATATGGAAGAAAAACGCAGCAACTCTATAATCACTCTAGGCCAAATTATTGAGATAAAAACAATCCAAAACCAAAGAAACTGAAAAGCATAACTCACcttgttcttggagtttttaTCCAGTTTAGTCACATGGGCTTTTCCAATATTAAATATTCCACGGCTGCCTCTTCCACCACTGCCACCGATGCCAAAACCACCCTGCATTCTTCGTCCCATGTACAATAGAGATCCTAAAACCAAAGCTGTTGGTGCAAATCTCATCAACTCTTGATACCAAACCATTTCAGAGACATAAGTTACAGGAACAAAATCATGAGAGTCTATCCCCAATGCTTCTTGGGCTTCCTCCAACTTCTCCTCAAAGGATTCAACACTCCCAATATTGAAATAATATTTGTACTGACTCACATTTCCTCCACTGTGGTTACCATCAGTAGATCCTTGGATAACATCATCATTGGTTTGATTGGAAATGCGGGGGGAGCTCCTGATATACACTTTTGCAACTGATTTATTGGAAACAACAATTTGATCCACGAGACCAGGTTCTAGAAGCTTGTTCTTGAACTCTTGGAAACTGATCTGCAAAatgtaatttcaaaatttattacATTAGAATCAGAATCAAAAGTTTACATTACATATATGAAACTGAGAATGATTGTAATGAGAAACAAGAAATAGTTCATAACCACAACAAACACCTCTCCTTCACTCACAATTAACACTCTCAATCAAAGTGTCTCCAAGCATATGCGGATAGAAGTACAGTCTACAATCTAACGACTTATACTAGAGGTAGATATGCCTTTTACATTTAAGAGATCATTCATTTAAGAATAACGCTAAATTTTATATATTGCTTGAGGGCTGGTAGTATATACTTAGTGATAGTATCTAGTTTGGGATTTCCTGctaagagaaggggaaaaaatttcAAGCTTCAAAACCAAAGTTTGTATGAAGGCTTAATGATTCTCATGCATCCAAAAGAGCtttacaattttatttatttattttattttttaaagacaGAAATCAAAAGACAAATGTTGCCTTTCCCCATAGTTTTGCTTCTTATTTACCGAATATATAATCATAgctgtcaaggcatcgcctaggaaTCCAagctctttcttgggtccaaggtgACTGTTGACACTTCATGAGTTCacgttgatttatgtttattgctttgtttttttatgaatatgcttatatttttatatataaatcaaaccatagttgtcaaggcattttTGAAAGGTCAGATGtcatttcaaagttttaatCCTTCTATCGATGGGAGTATCAAGATCAAGTGACTTGAAACAATTTCAAACACTTCTCATTACCTGTGCTGCTTTTAGGGCAATTTTCCACGTCATATTAAAACATTGTCTTGGTAGAAATTGAATGAAGTAGCAACTCCTGATCAATCACAACCGTTTTCCACATGTCCTGGCAATCAAATCATTTCTGATAGGTATATGATTTGGCCTTACTTCTCTCTGGACCTTTTAATTTTCCTTGTTAGATTATTCTCGGCATGAGGGGTCTTCCTTCTGAAGCAATTCTCTGGGAAGAGGCTAGATAGGTTCTGATTCTCTGGTTTCCCTTGTTACAGAGAGAATGAATCATCACAGATCAGATCAGAAGGTTTAAATGTAGCTAGACCTGATAGTAATTCTGATGTAGGCCATAAAAGGAAACAACCAGAAGCTGACAAGGGAACACATCCTTCAAATAAATCTCAGACAAATGCAAGTGATTGACTGGAATGTTCATCCCCAGGTAGCAGCAAAGGCTCTTCCAAGCAACATAAGTGTGAAAAGTTGGACTGGAATGTTCTAAGACCACCTGTGAAATAAATTTCCGCCTCAACTGATCCATAGTGAAATAAACCAAGCCATAGTTGTCAATGCATTGTCTAGGCACCCTTTAGGCATCCAGGCTCTTTTCTTCACGCCTTGTTGACACTTCATGAGCTTATgttgatagtttttttttttatcctataATTTGTTTACTATTTTATGTTGCTTTTTTCATATTAGGTCACTGCTAGAACAACTACAtaatattgcattgatatggcttctatgttgcatataagcataattatatgaAATTATCATTATTACATTACATAAACTCATATGCTCTGAGCCTATGGCACTCCcccaatgccttgggtcgcctagtcACTGCGACAACTATGAACCAAGCCTCCGTAAGGCATTGCAACTTGAACACAGTGAGGAAAGGAATTATCATGCAGAAGTTCAAGTCAACTATTCAACAATCAAGTTGAAATAAAAGCTGAAAGAACAACAAAGGTGCCCTGATAACTGCTAATTATCCTCTAAATATTTTCATATGAAGGTCAAAGTGATAACCAATAATGCTGATCACCAATATTTAATTGTATCTGATTACTTACAATAAGAAAAGGTCTAATTATATCCAAACTCACACAATAAGATTGGTAAGGACCACATTAATAATTGCTCCATCGGTACACCTTGATGTGCAATGATCTggtcttccccccccccaccccacacccacacccacacccacacccacacccacacccacatgcacacgcacacgcacacgcacacgcaccCGCACCCGCACCCGCACCCCCACTCAATGAATCACTGCCACTTGAACCACAAATCAGGCTGTGAATAAGAAATCTGTAGCTTGAACGTGTTCAAGAATATTGTTTCCACAAACTATGAAAAGCATAGGTACTGCCATTCTAATAAACCTAACATCATGCAAAAACTGAATTCCTACAGACCTAAATATTATTCTAGAAGGAAATCATCATATCAATACTTTGCTCACGAATAGATCAACCAATATCCATTTTTGAGTCAAGTTATCAATATGTAATCAGCAATTAACAGCTattaggttctttttttttcttttcttggttcaGAAAAATGAAACATTGGACTAAATTGAGTCGAGTTTTTGATAAAGAGCATTATCGAAAATATACTCGTtgtaaagaaaaggaagaaacatTTCATGagtaaaaaggaaaaactgACCTGCTTCTGGTCACGAGGACCACCAAATGAGAAGGATGAAAGCACTAAAGCGACAAACATTAAAGGAGTTAAATAGTTTTGCAACTGCTTCATGAAATTCTCCTGAAAACTCCCATGACCTTCTGTGCTTGAGTTCTCTGGAAGAGGGAGGTATAAACAATAGTTATATGCAGATCGTTACAAAGTTCATTTATCtcggaagaaaaaaagataaaaatctaAGCATGTAGACTGAATAATCTGCCAAAGGAATTTAAAGCAACTTCTGGGAAGGCACCACTTTATTATCTTTGTTTACAAGCTCACAGAAAATAGCCTGCTCATATCAACAAGCAAACTTTTGATCGACCCGAACCATCATTCACCAAGTTTTGCATCCAACATTCAGTTTTATCACTGCCAGGCATGCTAGTCTAATCAGATAATCCCAAACTCAATGACCTGCAACACAATAAATCAGAGGACTTACAGTGTTTTGTCTCCCTAATAATGAATTTTCCTAGCAATAGGTCCATGTACCAGAATAGTTGTCTCAGACCACCCTACGCAGCAGTAGTCGTTATATAAATGGCTCATCACCAAAGCAATGGAACATAAAATGAATAACAAGGCATATTTCTTCCAAGTGCACTGCTTTCTATGTTGTTTTCCTAATTCTTCATACGAGCATTCACCGTCGTCACAGAAAGAAGAtctaaaattaattaattgagTTCTAAAGGATAAACCACCTAATTTCACACGGATGAAAGAAATATGAGCTACTTCTGAATACAATAATTTTTTGGCTTTCTTCATATCCGTACAAGTGAATCACGAAGATGTTTTCATATTAGTGGTAAGCACTAATGCTATATCCAAAGTCAATATGAAATCCATTTCTgttcatatcaaaatcaataCACTGTGATCGCATTGTAAAGCCTGTCAATATGTTTAATTTTATCTTCACAAAGGATCTTCCGTCGGATATT
Protein-coding regions in this window:
- the LOC122057946 gene encoding ATP-dependent zinc metalloprotease FTSH 3, mitochondrial-like; this encodes MMMLSRIGRSLSRSARSSFQQSGLSGGYAGRTAILDEALLQPLRGPSSLGAEDVRLGLQRGYLTYRGAKEFVSRTHLSDLNSILANPRLRRFFSDNAGKKRNYENFSPKGNKEIPKGNNQKTESKENSSTEGHGSFQENFMKQLQNYLTPLMFVALVLSSFSFGGPRDQKQISFQEFKNKLLEPGLVDQIVVSNKSVAKVYIRSSPRISNQTNDDVIQGSTDGNHSGGNVSQYKYYFNIGSVESFEEKLEEAQEALGIDSHDFVPVTYVSEMVWYQELMRFAPTALVLGSLLYMGRRMQGGFGIGGSGGRGSRGIFNIGKAHVTKLDKNSKNKVYFKDVAGCDEAKQEIMEFVHFLKNPKKYEDLGAKIPKGALLVGPPGTGKTLLAKATAGESGVPFLSISGSDFMEMFVGVGPSRVRNLFTEARQCAPSIIFIDEIDAIGRARGRGGLTGANDERESTLNQLLVEMDGFGTTAGVVVLAGTNRPDILDKALLRPGRFDRQISIDKPDIKGRDQIFQVYLKKLKLDNEPSYFSQRLAALTPGFAGADIANVCNEAALIAARSEGTLITMQHFEAAIDRIIGGLEKRNRVISKLERRTVAYHESGHAVAGWFLEHAEPLLKVTIVPRGTAALGFAQYVPNENLLMTKEQLFDMTCMTLGGRASEQVLLGKISTGAQNDLEKVTKMTYAQVAVYGFSDKVGLLSFPPREDAFEMMKPYSSKTGAIIDNEVRDWVAKAYERTVQLIEEHKEHVAQIAELLLEKEVLHQEDLIKVLGERPFKSAELSNYDRFKQGFLDEEEKSIETTETGTVEDDGSSSAIGPQVIPT